From the genome of Streptococcus marmotae, one region includes:
- a CDS encoding SDR family NAD(P)-dependent oxidoreductase: protein MTRYVLITGATSGIGKAIAYAFAENRDHLIITGRRVEKLKEIQADLTAKYGVTVHYYQMDVTQAAEVVTVCEQILAQVPQIDILVNNAGLALGLDKFYESNVSDMVTMLDTNVKGLLYVTRQLLPSMVARNTGHIINIGSTAGIYAYAGAAVYAATKSAVKFLSDGIRIDTIETNIKVTTIQPGIVETDFSEVRFHGDRERAATVYQGIEALQAEDIAQSVLFVANQPRHVQISDMTIMATKQATGFTIHRD, encoded by the coding sequence ATGACACGATATGTACTGATTACTGGCGCGACAAGTGGTATCGGAAAGGCGATTGCCTATGCATTTGCTGAAAATCGAGATCATCTGATTATTACAGGACGAAGAGTGGAGAAGTTAAAAGAGATTCAGGCAGATTTGACAGCAAAATATGGTGTCACTGTCCATTACTACCAAATGGATGTCACACAAGCAGCAGAAGTAGTGACTGTTTGTGAGCAGATTCTTGCTCAGGTTCCTCAAATAGACATTTTAGTCAACAATGCGGGATTAGCTTTAGGACTTGATAAATTCTATGAATCGAACGTGTCTGATATGGTGACCATGCTGGATACCAATGTCAAGGGACTTCTTTATGTTACTCGTCAGCTCTTGCCAAGCATGGTCGCACGAAATACAGGTCATATCATCAATATTGGCTCCACAGCTGGAATCTATGCTTATGCTGGTGCAGCAGTTTATGCAGCTACTAAATCAGCGGTCAAGTTCTTGAGTGACGGTATCCGGATTGATACGATTGAAACAAATATCAAGGTAACGACCATTCAGCCAGGGATTGTAGAAACAGATTTTAGCGAGGTTCGCTTCCATGGAGATAGGGAGCGAGCAGCGACAGTTTACCAAGGTATTGAAGCATTACAAGCAGAAGATATTGCGCAAAGTGTCCTATTCGTTGCTAATCAACCCCGCCATGTTCAGATTTCAGATATGACGATTATGGCAACCAAGCAAGCAACTGGCTTTACCATTCACCGAGATTAG
- a CDS encoding lysozyme family protein — translation MRKLTRTIALIVLVFLAYQFYKAHQAVKQVMTYQPMVQEILAENDTKANEELVLAMIYTETKGQQADVMQSSESASGYADTITDSKESIRQGVEYLTQTLTLAEEAKVDVWTAVQAYNYGPAYIDYIAKNGGKNTIELATTYSREVVAPSLGNTTAATYTYYHPMALLNGGKLYVNGGNIYYSRQVHFNVYLIRLMTLF, via the coding sequence ATGAGAAAACTAACAAGAACGATTGCCCTCATCGTCCTTGTTTTTCTAGCTTACCAATTCTACAAAGCACACCAAGCTGTCAAACAGGTCATGACCTATCAACCTATGGTGCAGGAAATCTTGGCCGAAAATGATACCAAGGCTAATGAAGAATTAGTGCTAGCAATGATTTACACGGAAACGAAGGGGCAGCAAGCTGATGTCATGCAATCAAGCGAATCAGCTTCAGGATATGCAGATACCATTACAGATAGCAAGGAAAGTATCCGCCAGGGTGTCGAGTACCTCACACAAACTCTAACCCTTGCAGAAGAAGCCAAGGTCGATGTTTGGACAGCCGTTCAAGCCTATAATTATGGACCAGCTTATATTGATTACATTGCCAAAAACGGTGGGAAAAATACGATTGAATTAGCAACAACCTATTCAAGAGAAGTGGTTGCCCCTAGTCTTGGGAATACCACCGCCGCAACCTATACCTATTATCACCCCATGGCTCTGTTAAACGGTGGCAAACTCTATGTGAATGGTGGCAATATCTACTATTCACGGCAAGTACACTTCAATGTCTACTTGATTCGTTTGATGACTTTATTTTAG
- a CDS encoding lipase chaperone encodes MKTTYKMSLTLLSTLLLLTACSQSQDQTSKESSTGTTSQVSSTSSSTASSSTETSSSLSTADALHGKNTGVTLESGQDTIKYATMILGEKEWQIIEDNYNRTDTMPFNLLQGNDHSLYRVYQNGVITDMDETIIHQP; translated from the coding sequence TTGAAAACAACCTATAAAATGAGTCTAACTCTATTATCTACATTACTTTTATTAACTGCTTGTTCCCAAAGTCAGGACCAAACTAGTAAGGAAAGTTCTACAGGGACTACAAGTCAGGTTTCTAGTACCAGTTCAAGCACAGCTTCGAGTAGCACAGAAACAAGCAGTAGCTTAAGTACTGCAGATGCTCTACATGGAAAAAATACAGGTGTAACACTTGAAAGTGGTCAAGATACAATCAAATATGCTACCATGATATTGGGTGAAAAAGAATGGCAAATCATTGAAGATAACTATAATCGTACAGATACGATGCCGTTTAACCTTCTTCAAGGAAATGATCATTCTCTCTATCGTGTTTATCAAAATGGTGTCATTACAGACATGGATGAGACGATTATTCACCAGCCATAA